One genomic window of Cercospora beticola chromosome 5, complete sequence includes the following:
- a CDS encoding uncharacterized protein (antiSMASH:Cluster_12~SMCOG1002:AMP-dependent synthetase and ligase), whose translation MKDVRVEELSTGPLFSVREALIERVREAQIFWTEAFRDVHSRTLFTTSPKHNISNQDCTFTLKLDDKQLQDQLHRVEKECGIERKILFEALWAIVVQSHTTSEEAVFGAANQACSLLGELRSTDIYPLRITTSPDTKFVDLVSAIEDFHRRCFRHGYFGLAEISHLLPEALQSAVYYSLTPLGKLDDLPPVPLVLVISSTSTLQLSLHARSTVEPREAEILLSHFVVALQSALSKPYLPHATISSINLASLEEQFTTVRANRSNNPEHASTIVHLFEETARKHPTRIAIENERHDKLSYDELNIMSNRLSRRLPIDKGDIVPVCMDRSTDLIVTLLAILKAGSAYTVLDPDGPSERNAQIVAASDAKVVIANDKYAELFANAIEVDILLTACRQSQSMHDGYNRQVTISADDKSYIIYTSGSTGKPKGVVLTHRAATNGMHYHNLNGRNRWLLFYNPTFSAAQRTMLSTLVHGGTLIVAQKSAIQSNLAGLIQSMRVQSLGITPSALSTIRPSDVPTLEQVTLVGALVTEWADHVDLRNTYGLSEVTQLNFGTRLTSKSNPRVVGRPSDTTSVYVLVPGTTELAPTGVAGELGLAGPQLGLGYLADPERTDKVFIDNPFGRGKLYRTGDLARMRHDGSIEILGRIDFQAKIAGQKVEPAEIDAALIKHEDIRSSITVAADVAQRRALVTGVVVQAADWTSTLQSIRRHAELLLPGYMIPSYWLRLEEVPKNINGKADLLRFRNMVEGMTVEELLEQSLATTGGSTAVQDPMEQSIASIWAKVLNLDPSLIKREHSFVALGGSSVQAIRALQELRKAGLQTTLNDILSEMSIAQASSTYTKLVGNEEQDLLPFELIKSEDLKQSLSVDPNVIDAYPATALQQELLSSLGTEHDHYIYRRIWDASGLDLEKLKRSFETAFEQSDILKTSFIVNGRDIFQVVRSDAKLPWTETDLDLETFIAQDESIPMSMEGPLFRITLISRQLLVVSMHHSFFDFWSYRFLYEDVARIYQGLDVPPRAPFKRYISHISGSDERASRRFWKKQLTGAEQTMLNHHPSTQTSKLSRKVALGKIHDQGKTLGLTTGAILYTAWAILLYKHTGHADVTFMTSLSGRDAPVSNIDRIDGPTLSMAPLRTTIDPEQKAADMAKSIGAAVRQVAEHSHYGLRNALSAAGLQQGLFDTFLNILISPQQDPSVEAVFKRYGPEWSWDNAFTTMEVEETPEQLVFRLSGRMDGRLLSYVLDSYILIIEEIVADPHQKLSGMDVIAPAEREYLQNTLSNRKTLKTPAPELLHARFEAHATKTPDAVAIDWNGADQVTYSELDDRANQLAHHLIEQGCRVGDRIPLLLEKSIDTIVAILGVMKAGAAYVPLNPENPVERNLFIMNDVEAKTLIMHSVHADFCSHHDLPTIMIDQLDLRASHTSGPVVSTTPGDLAYIIYTSGSSGTPKGVKVPHRSAAAAVTSMEVAEGRGAGAWRTLQFANYVFDASVQDIFNTLSTCGTLCMAPQDEMLSNLAGKIQSMRVKQAIITPTVAKLLKPSEVPTMTTLIVGGEPLTSDVVSVWGPDHQILNVYGPTETSMVVTTKDVQQGDLISNIGAPFPTVMAFIVDPDGLSLIPYGAVGELCIAGPQVTDGYVNRPDLTSAAFVDGEELGVDKLYRTGDLARWLPNGEISCLGRKDGQVKIHGHRIELGEIEVALLKTGLVEESAVVVSTVNGKPTLVAFCVFDTAESSAIRDAEEHAEDIKLLREGLTHSGLTPYMIPGVVLPVGSLPKLPSRKVDRKTLKKQVEQLDAAFMRQYSLCKGPSHAHEAPETENEVVLEKAWSAVLNIPLSDIGRKADFRALGGDSIAAISLSSHVSREKFTLSVNNILKHSRLDEMAAKMQAKSANGSSQAKPAFVVPTEAWAAAEAAGLNWESDVEYVYPCPPGQAEFASQGSRDEQMWVLMTVRRMPAGTDLDKWISATTELIRIEDILRTSWLCLASGDWVGVVLRSNKPRLEVIDCASESASTEIIEKFWAEKFVFGEPWIKFALLKYPDGSFDTVVKLNHAVYDGTLLRIFDDHFGAILAGQPIPPHGQFKDFAFHIYNSDKAQTLDFWKQTMADRRSAYLSEAISPKITAAKRSLIDTQLDDLVSSTGVSQSSIFQAAYQLWLSRASGDSDVNFDYLLSGRNIDLPDPLTINGTLANFLPVRHKIDQDSCTLQDFLQATQDGFWAMSENGNVGLHDIYAAAGLDRQAFGNRTLFLFQPFEPAGAPDEMRWLILAKSRVRMYQPYALVVEVAKAPEGRHKLAVMYDETVFDVERVESIVVEIKRLVENFAKPGMEGALLKEF comes from the exons ATGAAGGACGTACGGGTCGAAGAGCTCTCCACGGGCCCGCTTTTCAGTGTGCGGGAAGCACTGATCGAACGCGTTCGTGAGGCACAGATTTTCTGGACAGAAGCGTTTCGGGATGTACATTCGCGGACACTCTTCACCACCTCGCCCAAGCACAACATATCCAACCAAGATTGCACCTTCACTTTGAAATTAGACGACAAGCAGTTGCAGGATCAACTGCATAGGGTGGAGAAGGAATGTGGCATTGAGCGTAAGATCCTCTTCGAGGCACTCTGGGCTATTGTTGTTCAAAGCCATACCACATCGGAAGAGGCGGTGTTCGGTGCCGCCAACCAAGCTTGCAGCCTACTCGGAGAGTTAAGAAGCACAGACATCTATCCGTTGCGGATCACCACCAGCCCGGACACCAAGTTCGTGGATCTCGTCTCCGCAATCGAGGATTTCCATCGGAGATGTTTTCGACATGGCTATTTCGGCTTGGCAGAGATAAGTCATCTTTTGCCAGAGGCTTTGCAGAGCGCGGTCTACTACTCCCTGACACCGCTCGGTAAGCTGGACGATTTACCACCTGTCCCACTGGTGTTGGTCATCTCATCCACTTCGACGCTGCAGCTCTCGTTGCATGCACGGTCAACAGTGGAGCCCCGTGAGGCTGAGATATTACTATCACACTTTGTCGTGGCGCTTCAAAGTGCGCTCTCGAAGCCCTATCTCCCTCACGCAACAATTTCGAGCATCAATCTCGCTTCTCTTGAAGAGCAATTCACGACTGTTCGTGCCAATCGCAGCAATAACCCCGAGCATGCTTCCACAATTGTGCATCTGTTCGAGGAGACCGCAAGAAAACATCCAACCAGAATCGCCATTGAGAATGAACGACACGATAAACTTTCGTATGACGAACTCAACATCATGTCGAACAGGCTATCTCGGAGACTGCCAATCGACAAAGGTGACATCGTGCCTGTCTGCATGGATCGCTCCACCGACTTGATCGTCACTCTGCTAGCCATCTTGAAGGCTGGATCCGCATACACCGTGCTCGATCCTGACGGTCCGTCCGAGCGAAATGCACAGATTGTCGCCGCTTCTGATGCCAAGGTCGTCATTGCAAACGACAAATATGCCGAGCTCTTCGCAAATGCAATTGAGGTGGACATTCTGTTGACCGCGTGCCGCCAATCGCAAAGTATGCACGATGGCTACAATCGGCAAGTGACAATCAGCGCTGACGACAAGTCGTACATCATATACACCAGCGGCTCAACGGGTAAGCCTAAAGGCGTTGTGCTTACCCACCGTGCAGCAACAAACGGCATGCATTACCACAACCTCAATGGCAGGAACCGCTGGTTGCTCTTCTATAATCCCACATTCTCTGCGGCGCAACGTACCATGCTCTCGACGCTGGTCCATGGCGGCACCCTCATCGTTGCACAGAAGAGCGCCATACAGAGTAATCTAGCTGGACTGATCCAATCCATGCGAGTGCAAAGTTTGGGTATTACCCCTTCGGCGCTCTCTACCATCCGGCCATCCGATGTTCCGACACTCGAGCAGGTCACTCTAGTTGGAG CTTTGGTCACGGAATGGGCAGATCATGTCGACCTGCGAAACACTTATGGTTTGAGCGAAGTGACCCAGCTCAACTTCGGCACTCGTCTTACGTCAAAGTCGAACCCGAGGGTCGTCGGGCGACCATCAGACACCACAAGCGTATATGTACTAGTGCCAGGCACGACGGAGCTTGCACCAACAGGCGTCGCGGGCGAACTTGGCCTGGCTGGTCCACAGCTGGGCTTGGGTTATTTGGCAGATCCTGAACGCACTGACAAAGTGTTCATCGACAACCCTTTCGGCAGAGGCAAACTTTATCGTACCGGTGATCTTGCTAGGATGCGTCATGACGGCTCCATTGAGATCCTGGGTCGTATCGATTTCCAAGCCAAAATTGCTGGTCAAAAGGTCGAACCTGCCGAAATTGATGCGGCATTGATCAAACACGAGGACATTCGAAGCTCTATCACTGTGGCTGCCGATGTTGCGCAGCGGAGAGCCTTGGTGACGGGCGTTGTCGTACAAGCCGCTGACTGGACGTCTACGCTACAGAGCATTCGACGTCATGCAGAACTTCTGCTCCCAGGTTATATGATACCATCTTATTGGTTGCGCTTGGAGGAGGTCCCCAAGAACATCAACGGCAAGGCAGATCTGCTCCGTTTCCGAAACATGGTCGAAGGTATGACTGTCGAGGAATTGTTGGAACAGTCGCTTGCAACTACCGGAGGCAGCACTGCCGTGCAAGACCCCATGGAGCAGTCGATCGCAAGCATCTGGGCCAAGGTGTTGAACTTGGATCCATCACTGATCAAAAGAGAGCATAGCTTCGTTGCCCTCGGGGGTAGCTCGGTCCAGGCTATCAGAGCTCTCCAAGAGTTGCGCAAGGCAGGGCTGCAGACTACTCTGAACGACATCTTGTCTGAGATGTCCATCGCTCAAGCGTCATCAACGTACACGAAGCTTGTGGGTAACGAGGAGCAAGACCTCTTACCATTCGAATTGATCAAGAGCGAGGATCTCAAGCAGAGCCTATCTGTGGATCCAAACGTGATCGATGCGTACCCAGCAACCGCGCTGCAGCAAGAGTTACTCTCATCTCTTGGCACCGAGCACGACCACTACATCTACCGTCGGATATGGGATGCGTCAGGCCTCGATCTGGAGAAACTCAAACGCAGTTTCGAGACCGCCTTCGAGCAAAGCGACATACTCAAGACCAGCTTCATCGTGAACGGCCGAGATATCTTCCAAGTCGTCAGATCAGATGCAAAACTGCCATGGACCGAGACTGATCTAGACCTCGAGACTTTCATCGCCCAAGATGAATCTATTCCGATGTCCATGGAAGGTCCACTCTTTCGCATCACACTGATCTCGAGGCAGCTCTTGGTAGTGTCAATGCACCATTCATTTTTTGACTTCTGGTCGTACAGATTCTTGTACGAAGACGTCGCCAGGATCTATCAGGGACTCGATGTGCCTCCGCGAGCTCCATTTAAGCGGTACATCAGCCATATCTCTGGTTCGGATGAAAGAGCCTCTCGCAGATTCTGGAAGAAACAGCTCACTGGCGCAGAGCAAACGATGCTCAACCATCACCCAAGTACGCAGACCTCAAAGCTGTCGCGCAAAGTCGCATTGGGAAAGATACACGATCAAGGAAAGACTCTTGGCCTCACCACCGGGGCAATCCTGTACACTGCATGGGCCATTCTGCTGTACAAACATACTGGCCACGCGGATGTGACATTCATGACATCCCTTTCTGGTCGAGATGCCCCTGTTTCCAACATCGACCGCATAGACGGCCCAACACTCTCCATGGCACCATTGAGAACAACGATTGATCCTGAGCAGAAAGCTGCAGACATGGCAAAATCCATCGGTGCCGCCGTCAGGCAAGTTGCCGAACATTCTCATTACGGCCTCCGAAATGCACTGTCTGCTGCGGGCCTACAACAGGGTCTCTTTGATACCTTtctcaacatcctcatcaGTCCACAGCAGGATCCCAGCGTAGAAGCTGTCTTCAAGCGCTATGGGCCAGAGTGGTCGTGGGACAATGCCTTTACGACcatggaggtggaggaaacTCCAGAGCAGCTGGTATTCCGACTATCCGGGCGTATGGATGGTCGTCTCCTGAGTTACGTCCTTGACTCGTACATCCTCATTATCGAGGAGATCGTTGCAGACCCGCATCAAAAGCTGAGTGGCATGGATGTCATAGCACCGGCAGAACGAGAGTATTTGCAAAACACCTTGAGCAATCGGAAAACACTCAAGACGCCTGCTCCGGAGCTGTTGCACGCTCGCTTCGAAGCTCACGCCACGAAAACTCCTGATGCAGTTGCTATCGACTGGAATGGCGCAGACCAGGTCACTTACTCCGAGTTGGACGATCGAGCAAATCAGCTTGCGCACCATCTCATAGAACAAGGCTGTCGTGTTGGCGATCGAATTCCACTGCTTCTGGAAAAGTCCATCGACACTATCGTGGCAATCCTGGGAGTCATGAAAGCTGGCGCCGCGTATGTTCCGTTGAATCCAGAGAACCCAGTGGAGCGCAATTTGTTCATCATGAACGATGTTGAGGCTAAAACCTTGATTATGCATTCCGTGCATGCTGACTTTTGCTCGCATCATGACCTGCCTACGATCATGATTGACCAATTGGACCTCCGAGCATCTCACACATCAGGGCCGGTGGTATCAACGACGCCTGGGGACCTCGCTTACATCATCTATACTTCTGGTTCATCGGGCACTCCGAAAGGTGTCAAGGTTCCGCATCGTTCAGCTGCAGCGGCAGTGACCAGCATGGAAGTCGCCGAGGGTCGCGGAGCAGGAGCATGGCGCACTCTCCAATTCGCGAACTATGTCTTCGACGCCTCTGTGCAAGACATATTCAACACGCTCTCTACGTGTGGCACACTTTGCATGGCTCCCCAGGACGAGATGCTCTCCAATCTTGCTGGCAAGATCCAGTCAATGCGAGTGAAGCAAGCCATAATCACGCCAACTGTGGCAAAACTGCTCAAGCCAAGCGAAGTTCCTACAATGACGACGCTCATCGTTGGCGGCGAGCCTTTGACGAGTGATGTAGTTTCTGTTTGGGGACCCGATCACCAGATCCTGAACGTGTACGGACCGACCGAGACCAGCATGGTCGTCACGACGAAAGACGTGCAGCAAGGGGATCTGATCTCCAACATCGGTGCACCATTCCCAACAGTGATGGCCTTCATTGTTGACCCGGACGGGCTCTCCTTGATACCATACGGAGCTGTCGGTGAGCTTTGCATCGCTGGGCCTCAAGTCACAGATGGGTACGTCAACAGGCCTGATCTGACCAGTGCCGCATTTGTGGACGGCGAAGAGTTGGGTGTCGACAAGCTGTACCGTACCGGTGACCTCGCACGTTGGCTTCCCAATGGTGAGATCTCGTGTCTAGGTCGGAAAGACGGCCAAGTCAAGATCCACGGCCACCGCATCGAACTCGGCGAGATTGAAGTGGCACTTTTGAAGACGGGACTCGTCGAAGAAAGCGCAGTCGTAGTCTCAACTGTCAATGGAAAGCCCACTCTTGTGGCATTCTGCGTTTTCGATACTGCGGAATCCTCAGCCATTCGGGACGCTGAAGAGCACGCCGAGGACATCAAACTCCTCCGCGAAGGTCTAACACATTCCGGATTGACGCCATACATGATACCAGGTGTTGTGCTGCCTGTTGGTAGTTTGCCAAAGCTTCCAAGTCGCAAAGTCGATCGAAAGACCCTCAAGAAGCAAGTTGAGCAGTTGGACGCGGCATTCATGCGCCAGTATAGCCTCTGCAAAGGACCTTCACACGCTCACGAGGCACCAGAGACTGAAAACGAAGTTGTCCTTGAAAAGGCTTGGAGCGCGGTGCTCAATATTCCCTTGTCTGACATTGGACGCAAAGCTGATTTCAGAGCACTTGGAGGCGACTCGATCGCTGCGATCTCGCTGTCGAGCCATGTCAGCCGTGAGAAGTTCACTCTGAGTGTCAACAACATCCTCAAGCATTCCCGACTCGACGAAATGGCAGCGAAGATGCAAGCGAAGAGTGCCAATGGGAGCTCGCAGGCTAAACCGGCGTTTGTCGTTCCTACAGAGGCCTGGGCTGCCGCAGAGGCAGCTGGTCTCAATTGGGAGTCTGATGTGGAATATG TCTACCCGTGCCCGCCAGGCCAAGCTGAATTCGCCTCACAAGGATCGCGTGATGAGCAGATGTGGGTGCTGATGACTGTACGCCGCATGCCTGCTGGAACGGACTTGGACAAATGGATCTCAGCCACAACAGAGCTTATCCGCATCGAAGATATATTGCGAACTTCGTGGCTCTGTCTTGCCAGTGGGGACTGGGTCGGTGTCGTTCTGCGATCAAACAAGCCGCGCCTGGAAGTCATCGACTGTGCGTCGGAATCTGCGTCGACTGAGATTATCGAGAAGTTTTGGGCCGAAAAATTTGTGTTTGGTGAACCCTGGATCAAGTTCGCCTTGCTCAAGTATCCCGACGGCTCATTCGACACTGTGGTGAAGCTCAATCACGCCGTGTATGATGGTACGCTTCTTCGTATCTTCGATGACCACTTTGGGGCCATTCTTGCCGGTCAACCCATCCCGCCGCATGGCCAATTCAAGGACTTCGCCTTCCACATCTACAACTCCGACAAGGCGCAAACACTAGATTTCTGGAAGCAGACCATGGCTGACCGCCGGTCGGCATACCTGTCCGAGGCCATTTCACCTAAAATCACGGCAGCCAAGCGCAGTCTCATCGACACCCAGCTTGATGACCTCGTATCCAGTACAGGAGTCAGCCAGTCTTCGATTTTCCAGGCCGCGTATCAGCTCTGGCTCAGCCGTGCCAGCGGAGATTCCGATGTAAACTTTGACTACTTGCTCTCAGGCAGGAATATCGACCTTCCAGATCCTCTCACGATAAATGGCACGCTCGCAAACTTCCTTCCCGTCAGGCACAAGATCGATCAAGACAGCTGCACCCTCCAAGACTTCCTCCAAGCCACTCAAGACGGCTTCTGGGCCATGAGTGAGAACGGCAACGTGGGGTTGCATGATATTTACGCCGCTGCTGGATTGGATCGCCAGGCCTTTGGCAACCGCACTTTGTTCCTCTTCCAGCCCTTCGAACCTGCGGGCGCGCCAGACGAGATGAGATGGTTGATCCTGGCCAAGAGCCGGGTGCGAATGTATCAGCCGTATGCTCTGGTGGTAGAAGTTGCGAAGGCTCCAGAGGGAAGGCATAAGTTGGCAGTGATGTACGATGAAACGGTGTTCGACGTAGAGAGGGTGGAGAGCATTGTCGTGGAGATCAAACGACTTGTAGAGAATTTCGCGAAACCTGGGATGGAAGGTGCGCTGCTGAAAGAGTTTTAG
- a CDS encoding uncharacterized protein (antiSMASH:Cluster_12), with protein MAAETVLSTDLRRRIPKDVPNSTVVHFLSMPYAKPTIEDPTFRILSQSRTVTHDGKGHTLMGKTWNTEATIGQLLTLFRPPKDYSSKSSSESLVSSSESERGEMRRFYTFGGDLNAHPDLLHGGVISCILDSSLGGAIGMTFAKLEDGPPSFTVQLNVTFKAAVKTPGTVMVRSWVTKVEDNGRKAWAKGVIESEGGVVHAMAEGMWLRPGKKRTSKV; from the coding sequence ATGGCCGCTGAAACCGTTCTGAGCACGGATTTGAGGAGACGCATCCCGAAAGATGTCCCGAATTCCACGGTGGTCCACTTCCTCTCCATGCCCTACGCCAAACCCACAATCGAAGACCCCACCTTTCGCATCCTGTCACAATCGCGCACAGTAACTCATGATGGAAAGGGTCACACGCTCATGGGCAAGACCTGGAATACTGAGGCCACGATCGGCCAGTTACTCACGTTGTTCCGACCTCCCAAGGAttacagcagcaaaagcagtAGCGAAAGCCTCGTTTCCTCGTCCGAATCCGAAAGAGGCGAGATGCGCCGCTTCTATACCTTTGGTGGCGACTTGAATGCTCATCCTGATCTCCTACATGGAGGCGTAATTTCCTGTATTCTGGACAGTTCATTGGGTGGAGCCATTGGCATGACGTTCGCAAAGTTGGAAGACGGTCCACCGAGCTTCACTGTGCAGTTGAATGTCACGTTCAAGGCGGCTGTGAAGACACCTGGAACAGTCATGGTGAGGAGTTGGGTGACCAAGGTGGAAGACAATGGGAGAAAGGCATGGGCGAAGGGAGTCATTGAGAGTGAAGGTGGCGTGGTGCACGCGATGGCTGAAGGCATGTGGTTGAGGCCAGGCAAGAAAAGGACTTCGAAGGTATAG